In the genome of Planctomyces sp. SH-PL62, the window GAGCAGACCGACGGCTTCGCCGTCCATGACGGCGTCCTCGCGAGCAAGCCAGGCCACGGTTGGCTGAGATCGGCCGAGTTGTACAAGAATTTCCAGCTCGACCTGGAATTCCGAATGCTCAAGGAGTCGTCCGAAGGGGGCGTCCTCTTCCGCGCCAGCGCGGAGACCGGCACGGCCGAGCCCCACTGGCCCATCAAGGGCTATCAGGCTCCCATCACCGACGGCGACGGCAGTCTCATGCTTTTCGGGCACGGCACCACCCCGCCTCGCTTCGAACGCAAGGCCGATGCGCTGAAGGCCGCCGTGAAGGGGCCGGGCGAATGGCAGAAGCTGACCGTCAAGGCGATCGGCCCGAGGGTCGAGATCAGCCTCGACGACGTGCTGATCACCGTGGCCGACGGCGTCGATTTCGACGCCGGGCATCTCGGGCTGTATGACAAGGCCGGGCTCTACGAGTGGAGGAACCTAATGATTCGGATCCACCCCGATTAAGTCCCGGCCCCGGGGCCGACTGGATCATCGGCCCCTTCTTGCCAGGTCAGGCCGAGTTCGGCGAGCCTCTCCTCGGTGAACGCCTCGAAGCGGCTCAGCAGAAAATCCCGGCCCCAATCCTCGTTCTCGATGGCGTCGAGCGGGGGGAGGAGGTCTCCCCCCGGCAAGGCCGCCAGGATGGCGTGAGCCTCGTCCACGCCCAGTTCGACGACCGGCTTCAACGCCATCGCGGGTCCCTCCAGGTCGCCCTGGATTGCGAGGAAACCGTGATGGGGGCCAGCCGCCAGACGCCCCGGCCGGTCTGAATCCAGCGATACCCGGGGGGCGTGGACCAGTCGAGCCCTTCCTCCGTCTCCCCCGCCCGTCGCCGTTCATCGGCCAGCACGCCGATCTCCTCGGCTCGTGCAGCCATGTAGATGAACACGGCCAGCGCGACCTGGAAGAAGGCGAGGTTCAGGAGGCTGTAGACGCCGAACCCCACCGCCAGCGCCCGGCCGACGCTCGCCGCGAACACGGTCGCGCGGCCTCGACCGAGCCAGCCGCCGAGCAGCGCGCGGAGCACCCGGCCGCCGTCCATCGGGAACGCCGGGATCAGGTTGAAGCCTGCCAGCACGAGATTCATCACCAGTAGATCGGCGAAGAACCGTCCCATCCCGAGCGAGGACATGACGCCGAGCGACAGATATAGCCCCGCGGCGATGGCGATGTTGACGGCCGGCCCCGCCAGGGCGATCAGCAACTCCGCCCCCGGAGCGCGGGGCATGCGAGTCAGCCGCGCGACGCCCCCGATCGGATAGATGGTGATGTCGGCCGTGCCGATCCCGAACCGCCGGGCCGTCAAGGCGTGGCCGAATTCATGGAGCAGCACACAGCCGAACATGGCGAGCAGCAACGGCAGGTGCGTCGCGGCGGCCGGGAGAAACAGGATCAAAAAGAAGGTCGAATGCAGGAATACGTCGATCCCCGCGATTCGACCCAGTTTCCAGGACATGTTCATCGGCGACCGGTTTCCTTATTTATCGAACAGCCGGGACTCGGCGTCCTCTTCGATGGGTATACCCATCATTCGACGCCGACTCCCCGAAAGTTCGCCGGAAACGGGGCTCAGCCGTACAGCGGCCCGAAGTTCGCGCAGGCGCGGTAATCGGCCGCCTGGGGTTCGAGGGCCCCGAACAGGCTCCAGGCGCTCGGCCGGAACAGCTTGTGGGCCGGCACGTTGTGCATCGCCACGGGGATCCGCAGCATCGCGGCCAGGGTGATCAGGTCGGCCCCGATGTGGCCGTAGCTGATCGCGCCGTGATTCGCGCTCCAGTTCGCCATCACGCTGTAGACGTCCGCGAAGGGTCCCTCGCCGGTCGTGTTGGGCACGAACCAGGTCGTCGGCCAGGTGGGGTCGGTCCGCTGATTGAGGGTCTTGTGGACGTTGGGAGGGAGTTCCACCGAGTAGCCCTCGGCGATCTGGAGGACCGGGCCGAGCCCCTTCACCAGGCTGAGCCGATTCATGGTCATCGGCATGCCGCCTCGCGTGAGGAAGCACGACGAGTAGCCGCCGCCCCGGAAGTACTCGGTGACGGCCGGCGGCCAGGTGGTCGCCTTGAGGCAGCGGTCGGCCTCCTCGGCGCTGATCTCCCAGAAGGGCTTCATCGCCGGCTTGCCGTCGCGAGTCTGCTCGCCCGTCCCGTCCAGCGTGGCGGCGCCCGAATTCGAGAGGTGGATGAACCCGCCCGCCGCCGGCCCTTCGAGCTTCGTCCCCGTGACGCGGTGGACGGCCTCGGGACTCCAGTAGGTCCGCACGTCCGCGAAGATCTGCGCGGTGTTGGTCAGCAGGTATCCCAGCAGCATCCCGACACCGTTGAGGCAGTCGTTCTCGGTGGCGACCATGTACGGCATGCGGACGCCGTTCCAGTCGAACGACGAGGTCAAGATCGCTTCCGAGAAGTCGCCGTTGGGAGCGTGGTCCGTCCAGGCGCGCTGGCCCTGGAAGCCGGCCGCGATCGCGTTGCGGCCCAGCGCCTCCTCGCCGAAGCCCATCTCGTCGAGCCTGGGATTTCCGATCATCAGGTCGCGCAGGATCAGCGTCATCTTGACGACGGTCTTCCAGTCCTCGGCCTGGGCCTCGGGGCTCTTCCGGGAAGCCGGCGGGTTGCGGTCGTCCCCCTGCTTGCAATTGGTTTTCACCCAGGACAGGGCGCGTTCGAACTCGTCGGCGTCGTAGATCTCCTCCTCGATCCGACGGGTCAGCTCGCTCATGTCGACGCACTCGACGCGCATGCCGAAGTGCTGTTCGAACAAAGGCTGATCGACGATGGAGCCGGAGATGCCCATCGAGACGCCGCCGACGGAGAGGTAGGACTTGCCTCGCATGGTGGCGACGGCCAGCCCCGCGCGGGCGAAGCCGAGGAGCTTCTCCTGGACGTCCCTGGGGATCGAGGTGTCGCCGGCGTCCTGAACGTCGCGGCCATAGATGCCGAACGCGGGGAGCCCTTTCTGGTTGTGCGCCGCGAGGACCGCCGCCAGATAGACCGCGCCTGGACGCTCGGTGCCGTTGAAGCCCCAGACGGCCTTGGGGATCAGCGGGTCCATGTCCATCGTCTCGCTGCCGTAGCACCAGCAGGGGGTGACGGTCAGCGACACGCCGACGCCCTCGCGGGCGAACTTGTCCGCGCAGGCGGCGGCCTCGGCCACGCCGCCGATGCAGGAATCGGCGATCACGCACTGGACCGGCTCGCCGGTCGGGTGCCGAAGCTGCGACGACAGGAACTCCGCGGCGGCGCGGGCCATCGCCATGACCTGCCCTTCCAGCGACTCCCGCACTCCGCGACGACGGCCGTCGATCGCCGGACGGATGCCGATCTTCGGGAGACGACCGATCCAGGGGCTCTTCACGCTCGAACTCATGGCCCGATTCCTCTTCGCACTCGGACTGGCGCGCGGAGCCGCGGCGGGCGCGCCGCGACCGATCCCTCGCGCGATCTCCTCCGTTGTACTGCCCCTGAAGCGGCGACGGAATGGCGCGGTGAGGTGGACGCCCGGAAACCCCCGCAGGCTGCGCGGGGGCCGGGCGAAGCCGAACCTCGGCGTCGAGGCGGCCCAATCAGCGTTCGAGGATCCCCGGCCGCGGCAGGCCGTAGCCCTTCACGGAGACTTCGATCTGCGGCCAATCCTGGGCGGCCGTGACGACCTCGAACCCTCGGGAATCGACCACGATCGTGTCTTCCGATCGGGCCGAACCGACGCTGGGACTCCAGCAGACGGCCATGTCCGGCTCCAGCGTCATCGAGCCGTCGGGCGTGAGCAGGGCCTCTCGGGGGGAATACCCGATCAGGGCGCCCTGATAATCCAGGGTCCATTCATGGGGGGCGTCGAACTTCTCGTAAATCCGCCGCGCCCGCCGAAAGACCTCGGCTGTCGGCTCGCCGGGGCGGGAGAAGTAGATGCACGTCGCGTCGACCATCGCGGCGAGCGTGTGGCTGGCGCGGAATTCGTCCTCGGGCGGCCCGAAGGAGACCGTCCGCGTCACCGAGGCGCAGAGGCCGTGCCGCCGGCCGGTGACCGCGATCGTCGCCTTCTTCAAGATCGGCGAGGCCTTGAAGATCGGCTGGCGATATCGGGCCAGCCGGTCGTCGCTGGCGACCCGCAGGTCCACCGGCGCGACCCCTTCGCGGATCAGTCGATGGGCCAGGTGTCCGGCGACGTCCGCCTCGCGTTCCCCCCGGTCGAAGTTGCGGCAGGTCGCCTCGACCGCCAGGGCCAGCGTACGCCCCAACTCGCGAAGTCGCTGCCGCTCCAGCGGCGTCAAACGTCGCCGCAGGTCGAGCAAGGGGTCTAGCGCCCGGCGCCAGGGGGAAGCCCCCTCCGACCTCAGATCGCTGGCGATCCGCTTGTTCCGGGAGAGTTCGGCCACGACCCGCATGGGGTCGTCGAACCAGGCTCGTTCCTTCAACTGGAAGCCCAGCCCCGCCAGTTCTTCCTCGAACACGCGGCTGCTCTGCACGTTGTCCGCGATCACCGCCCGGCAGTTCCGGTTGATGAAAAGCAGGATCGAGCTGTTCTCGGAGCAGTACCCCTGCCCCAGGTCCCCCCCGGACGTGAACCAGGCGACCGACGCGGCGCTCCCCAGGATCACGGCGTCCTGGTCCGTGCGGTCGAGAAACTCGCGGATGCGCTGGTGCTTGGCCTCGACGTCGTCGCGACGGCGTTTGCGTTCCGCGTCCTCGTGATCGCCGGCGGGATCCGGCACATCCGGCAGGGAGTCCTCGGCGGGACGGTCGGCCGCCGTTTCACGCACCCGGTCGTAGGCCTCGGCGTTCGAGACATGCCCGCCCAGCAGACCGATCGGACCGCCGACGTAGAGCTCGGTCGACACGGCGTCATCCCCCCCGGTCTAAACAACCCCCGACCGTCCCCGAAGGATACGGGCGGCTGGCAAGAGATCCGAGTGATCGTGAATTCTTAATGACTTCGGGAATGGTGTTTCCTATCGTTCCACCGCAACTCGCCGAATGCAAGAACGAACAACCTAAAATCCGAAATCTCCCCCGGCCCGTCTCGATCGCTTCGATCAGGACTTCTTCTGATCTGATCCGCGCCATACCTCATCCAGGAAATCGAGTACCAGGGGGGCGAGGTCTCGGGGCGGCGGCGAGTTCACCTTCAACTCGAATCCATGACGCGCCCCGGGTAGCTCGACGAGTCTTGAGATCGCACCGGACCTGAGGAGTGCTTCGTGAAGACGCCTTGCCTGATCGATCGGAACCCAGGCGTCGTCCTCTCCATGAATCAAGAGCATCGCGGGACCACCGGGCTCGACGTGATCCAGGGGGGAGGCCTCGCGAGCGAGCCTCCGAGCCTGCGCCGGGTCCGCTCCGAGAAAAACCTGCGACGGCTCGTGCGATTGCCGCCGCCCGGCCGCGAGTTCAAGCAATGACGACGGTGAGGAGACGCAGACCGCCGCAAGGATCCGTGAATCCTCCTGGGCCGCGCGTGCGGCGAGGAGTCCGCCGGACGAGGTGCCGAAGGTCGCGATCCTGGATGGATCGAGGCGGTACGCGGAAGCATGGCGGATCAGCCACTCCACCGCCTGTTCAACGTCGTCCAGGGCCCCCTTCCAGCTAGGCGCGCCAGGGCGGGCGAGCCGATAATCGACGATCGCGACCGCCAGCCCCGACCGCGCCAGCGATGCGAACTGGGGGCCGTACTGGCGCCTCGCCCCCCCCGTCCACCCGCCCCCGTGGATCGCCACCAGGATCGGACGGAGGGGAGCCGACGGGTCCGCCTCGGGCAAGAGCAGATCCAGCTTCAAGGAGGTCCCGCCGGAGGAGCCGTAGTCGATCTCGCGGACGACGGACACGCCCGGCAGGGACCGCCCGGACGGCCTCGCCGGGAACGCTCCCCACGCTGCCGCCGTGCCGATCGCCACGACCAGCCAGCCGACCGTCAGAATGTTCCTCGTTCCTCGCGGCAAGGATTCGCCCCCCCCAATCCCCAAGGTTCTCTCCTCTCACCATACTACGGAGTCGGATTGATGGCGGAGCCCAAACCGAGCCTCCCCCTGCTCCAGCGTCGCGAGATCGAGGCCGAAATCGTCGGCCCACTTGTCCGCGCCTTCTCCGACGCCTTTGGACGCGAGGCGACCCTCGACGTCCTGCGAGGGGTGATCGTCGAACTGGCACGCCGAGGCGGCGACGACCTGGCGAGGACGATCGGGGAACGCTCGCTGGAGGCGTTCGCGGCGATCCTCGGCCGCTGGCAGGAAAACGACGCCCTCCAGATCGACCTGATCGAACGTTCGCCAGACCGCCTCTCGTTCGACGTGCTACGCTGCCGATATGCCGAGATGTATCGACGCCTGGGCCTCGAAGAGCTTGGGGCGACGCTCTCATGCCAGCGCGATTTCGCCCTCGCCGAAGGGTTCAGCTCCGAAATCGAGCTGGAGCGGACCCAAACGATCATGCAAGGCGCCACGCATTGCGATTTTCGGTTTCGTCGGGTCCCGCCCGGCGGTCATTCCTGATGGGTGGAAAACGAGTTCAGCCGACGACTTGTCCACGATGATAGAATCGTTCGAGGCGAATCAAAAGTCCTGAGGGTGGCGACCGCGAAGTCGCCGCAGGCCTCGAAGTCGTTCCCGGAGCCGAAACGTCCGGCCCCCAGCAGCGATCGCAACCCGATGCCAATCACATTCGTCGGCAATCCGGCCCCCCTGTTCGACCTCCCCCGAACGAGACTCCCCGACCCGCGCCGAGAGCGGGTGCGTCTGCTGGACTATAAGGGGAGGTGGCTCGTCGTGGTCTTCTATCCCCGCGACTTCTCGATGGTCTGCCCCACCGAGTTGAGCGCCCTGAGCCAGCGGAGCGAGGAGTTCGCCGCGATGAACTGCGACCTCCTGGGGATCAGTTGCGACTCCGTCGAGCTTCACGACCGCTGGATGACGACGTCGAAATCGCAGGGGGGGCTCGGCGGCTTGAACTTCCCCCTCGCCAGCGATCTCGACGGCAAGGTCTCCGAGGCCTACGGCGTGTTCGAGCCCCGCCAGAATCTGGCCGTCCGGGGCACGTTCATCGTGGATCCCGAGGGCCTGATCCAGTATCAGGTGGTCCACAGCCTGAGCATCGGCCGTCGCAGTCAGGAGGTCCTGCGGGTGCTTTCGGCGCTGCAGTCCGGAGGCCTCTGCCGGGAGGACTGGATGACCGACGGCTCGCACCTCGACCCGTACACGATCCTCGGCCCCGGGAACATCTTCTCGCACTATTACATGGAATCCGAGATCGGCGTCGGGAGCTTCGCGCGGGTCTATCTGGCGCGGGATCTCCAGCTCGACCGCCCGGTCGCGCTCAAGGTCTTCAAGCGCGACTGCCCGGTGACGCCGAGCACGGTCCTGGCCGAGGCTCGCTCGGTGGCGGCCCTGAATCATCCCAACATCTGCACCATCTACGCCGTCGACGACACGGCGGGCCTGCCGGTCATCGCGATGGAGTACATCCAGGGTCGCTCCCTCTCGCACCGCATGCGGGAGTCCGAGATGCGGATGGACGAGCGGCTGAGCGTCGCGCGGCAGATCGCCGGGGGGATGGCCGCCGCCCACGATTCCGGCATCGTCCACGGCGACTTGAAGCCCGAGAACATCATGGTCGGCCACGATGGGCTGGTGAAGGTCCTGGATTTCGGCCTCGCCCGGCGAATCCACCGCGTCAACCTCGTCGACGCGGACGAGACCGGCGAGTTGGGCCTGGCCGAGTCCGGCGACGGCGTTTTCGGGACCCCTCGCTACCTGGCTCCCGAGCAGACCCGGGGCGAGCCCGCGACCTTCGCCAGCGACGTTTTCTCCCTGGGAGCGGTCTTCTATGAGATGGCCACGGGCCGCCCCGCCTTCGCCGAGGGGAACGTCCTGCAGGTCATGGATCGCATCCGCAACGTCGACCCCGACGCGATGGCCTCCGAGGCCGGCGAGCCCTTCACCCCCCTGATCCGCAACATGCTCCTCCCCGATCCCACCGCACGCGACGTCGACATGCGCCGGATCGTCGCCGAGATCGACGCCGTCTGCGAGTCGGTCTAAGCGTCGACCGTCTCCTCCACACGCCGCAACCCGCCACCGACCCGACCGGAGCCCCCCGTGCCCCGACCCGCCGAACCGCCCCTCGCGATCTTCGACCACGACGGCGTACTCGTCGACACCCTGAAATTCCACCAGGATTCCTGGACGAAAATGGGGCGTGAGACGGGCCTCGCCGTGACGCCCGCGTTCATCCTGGAGACGTTTGGGATGACGAACGCCATGATCCTCCGCAAAATCCTGGGCGAGTCGCTCAGCGACGCCGACGTCGCCGCCTATTCGGATCGCAAGGAAGCCGCTTATCGCGACCTGGCCCGTGGCCGCATCGTCCTGATGGACGGCGTCCGGGACTTCCTCGACGAGCTGACCGGATCCGGCGTCCGGCTGGCGATCGGCTCCAGCGGAGTCCGGGCGAACCTGGAACTGACGGTGGAGGAGTGCGGCCTGCACGGCCGATTCGCGTCGATCGTCGCGGGCGAGGACGTGTCCCGGGGCAAGCCCGACCCTCAGGTGTTCCAGCTGGCCGCGTCGCGCGCGGAAGTCCCGACCTCGCGGGCGGTCGTCTTCGAAGACGCCCCGGTGGGGATCCGCGCGGCGAAGGCCGCCGGCATGCTCGCCGTCGGCGTCACGTCGAGCCATTCGGCCGAGGCCCTCTGGGCCGAGGGGGCCGACGAGGTAGTCGCCGACCTCCGCCGTTGCGACGTGCAGGCCCTGATCGCACGCCTGACGACCGCCCCCCCAGATCGCCGGCCGTCGTGAACCGTATGCACGTTCGACCCACTCCTCAAGCGCCGGGACGGGACGGCCCTCCGGCCCGGCTGCAGCGGACAGGGCCGCGATTCGGTCCCCATTGACAACGGAGAGTCCCGTTCGTTAACAAGCATAAATAGAGTCTGGACATAAGAAACGCCCGGCGCACACGCTTAGATCCGCATCGAAAAGCCTAACATCGGTAAAAATGTCATGACCATCCTCGCCGCCGAGGCTGATTTCTATCCCGAGGATTTGTGGCGGGAGAGAGCTCCAGGGACGCCCCGTCGCCCTGATTCGCTGTGGTGGTGCCTGCACACGAAGCCTCGCCAGGAGAAAGCCGTCGCGCGGGACCTGCGGGCGGCGGGGGTCGCTTTCTATTTGCCCCAGATCCTCAACGAACACCACACGCCCCGGGGACGCGCCGTGAAGTCGCTGCTCCCGATGTTCACGGGTTACATCTTCCTTTACGGCGACGATAAGGACCGGATGCAGGCGATCCAGGGAAATCGACTGGCCGGCGTGCTCCAGGTTTTCGACCAGGAGGGACTTGAGCAAGATCTGGTCCGGATCCATAAACTTCTCAGCTCGGGGTTGCCCCTGGTCGCGGAGCCGCGGACCCTTCCGGGGACGTTCGTGCGAATCAAGGAAGGCCCTCTCGCCGGGCTGGAAGGCAAGGTCAGTCGGCGAGGGAACGGTGATCATTTCGTCGCCATGGTCCGATTTCTTTCGCAGGGCGCGAGCGTCCAGCTTCAGGACTGGCAAGTCGAACCAATCGCCGCGGAGATCGGCGCATAACTCCCTCCGGCGAGCCCGGCCGAGGAGACTCCGGGGGCTTCCGCATCAGTCCTGTCGCGCTATGGGAAATTCGCCGCTCGACGACCCGGTCCCCTCGGAGGCGACCCCGGCCAGGCGGAGGACCATCCGCCGGATCAGTTTGCCGAAGACCGGCGTCGCCTTGCGTCCGGCCTCAAGGACGTCCTCATGGCGGACCGGCGCGGCCCCGACGCCGGCCGCCGTGTTCGTCACCAGGGCCATCCCCAGAACGTCCATCCCGGCCTGACGGGCGACGATCGCCTCGGGGACGGTGGACATCCCCACGACGTCCGCCCCCAACGTCCGCAGCATCCGAATCTCAGCCGGGGTCTCGTAGCTCGGGCCGGGGAGGCAGGCGTACACGGCCGAGACCAGGTTCACGCCCAATCGCTTCGCCTCCTCCTTGGCTGTATTCCGCAGCCGCTTCGAGTAGACCTCGGACATGTCCGGGAACCGTTCCCCGAGCCTCGGGTCGGCGGGCCCCCGGAGCGGATTGGAACCGATCAGGTTGATGTGGTCCGACAGGCAGACGAGATTGCCTGGGCGTAGATCGACGCGGACGCCCCCCGTCGCGGCGGTCAGGATCACCGTCTGCACCCCCAGACGCTGGAGCACCCGCATCGGGAAGGTGATGGTGCGAAGGTCGTAGCCTTCGTAATAGTGGAACCGCCCCTGGAGCAGCAGGGCCGAGGTCCCGTTGATCGAACCGATCACCGCGTTGCCGGCGTGCCCCTGGACGGTGGTCGTCGGGAAGTTCGGGATCCGAGAATACGGGACCACCGTCCGATCGCCGAACAACTCGACAAGCGCGTTGAGGCCGGAACCGAGCACGATCGCGACCGGCAAGGGTCGGCCCCCGGAAGCCTCGCGAAGCACGGCGGCGGCCTCATCGGCTCGGGCGACCAGGTCGGGGTTGGAAGACGACGGACTCATAGCAAAACCCCCGCGATGCAGGCGGACAGATAGTTGGCCAGGGTCCCGGCGAGGAGCGCTCGGGCGCCTAGCCTCGCCAGGTCCTTCCGACGTTCCGGCGCAAGCGCGCCGATGCCGCCGATCTGGATCCCGATGGAGCCGATATTGGCGAAGCCGCAGAGCGCGAAGCTGGCGATCACGAACGACCGATCCATCAGCTCGCGGCGCATCGCGGCCAACTGCTCGAACGCGACCAGTTCGTTGAGCACCACCCGCGTCCCCAGCAAACCGCCGATGCTCCGACAGTCCTCCCAGGGGACCCCGAGGAGGTAGGCGACCGGCGCGAGCGCCCAGCCGAACAGGTCTTCCAGCCTCCACCCCGTCGGATTCAATCCCAGGTTGACCAGGGCGACCAGGCCGACGAACGCGATGAGGACGGCCCCGATGTTGAGAGCCAGGTTGAGGCCGTCGCGCGTACCCCTCGCGGCGGCGTCGAGGAGGTTGGCGTCCTCGCGTTCCACCGGGATTCGGCCCCCGCCCAGGGTCTCCGGCTCGCCGGTCTCCGGCACGAGGATCTTCGCGAGGAGGATCGATCCGGGGGCCGTCATCACGACGGCCGTCAGGACGTGTCGCGGCTCGACGTGATAGGCGAAATAGGCCGCCATCACCCCGCCCGAAACGTGGGCCATGCCGGCCGTCATCACGGTCATCAACTCGGAGTTCGTGAGCTTCGACAGATAGGGACGGATTGTGAGCGGCGCCTCCGTCTGCCCCAGGAACATCGACGCCGCCACGTCCAGAGACTCGGCCCCGCTCGTCCCCATCAGCCAGGACATCGGCACGGCCACGACCCGCACCACCCACTGCATGACGCCCAGGTGATACAGGATCGCGAACAGGGCCGCGACGAAGACGACCGTGGGGAGGACGCGGAACGCGAAGACGAACCCCGCCGGCCCCTCGGCGTCGACGAGCCGCGCCCCGAAGACGAATCGCGACCCGTCCAGCGCGCATTCCAACACCGACTCGACGAGCCTCCCGGCCTCGCGCAAGACCCGCACCCCCATCGGAGCGCGAAGGACGAGGATCGCGAAGATCCACTGGAGGGAGAGCCCCCAGAAGACGACCCGTCGGGAGATCGCCCGACGATCCTCCGAGAGATAGACCGCGATCGCCAGGATCAGGCCCACGCCGACCAGCCCCCGGAGTCGGTCGGCCAGATCGTACAGGTCGAGGTCGCGCGACGCCGAGAATCGGACGCTCCAGGGACCGAGCGTCAGGCGATACCCCTTACGAACCTCCACCGCCTGGACTCGCACTCGGTCCGCTTTGGGCCGATCCTCTCCGACGAAGCCGGGGGCTGCATTCGCGGACGGGGCGGATTCGGCGGGGGGAGCCTCCTCGGCCCGGCCCGGCCCTCCCGTGACGAGGAGGACCGCGACGACGGCGGCGGCGGCGATCCAGACGGGGATGATCCTTCGCATCGCTTCGCCCCTGACGCGCCTCGCCGCCCAGGCGGCCCACAGGCTCACTCGCCGCCGGCGATCAGCCGGTCGACGATCAAGGCGGGAACCTCCACGCCGGCCTCCCCCAGGTGATAAGCGCCCTCGATCATCTCGCGGGCCCGATCCAATTCGGCCTCGTCGTCCACCAGGAGCGTGCAAAGCGGTTCGCCAGGCTCGACGCGATCGCCGAGCTTCTTGTGGAGGATCACCCCCACGGCCGGGTCGATCGCCGAGTCGACGCGGACGCGGCCCGCCCCCAGGAGCATCGAGGCCTCGCCGATCGGCCGAGCGTCGAGCCGGGAGATCCAGCCGGGGCGATCGGCCTTCAGCTCGACCTTCCGCCGGGGTTGGGGCAGA includes:
- a CDS encoding alpha/beta hydrolase, with translation MPRGTRNILTVGWLVVAIGTAAAWGAFPARPSGRSLPGVSVVREIDYGSSGGTSLKLDLLLPEADPSAPLRPILVAIHGGGWTGGARRQYGPQFASLARSGLAVAIVDYRLARPGAPSWKGALDDVEQAVEWLIRHASAYRLDPSRIATFGTSSGGLLAARAAQEDSRILAAVCVSSPSSLLELAAGRRQSHEPSQVFLGADPAQARRLAREASPLDHVEPGGPAMLLIHGEDDAWVPIDQARRLHEALLRSGAISRLVELPGARHGFELKVNSPPPRDLAPLVLDFLDEVWRGSDQKKS
- a CDS encoding transcription termination/antitermination protein NusG, which codes for MTILAAEADFYPEDLWRERAPGTPRRPDSLWWCLHTKPRQEKAVARDLRAAGVAFYLPQILNEHHTPRGRAVKSLLPMFTGYIFLYGDDKDRMQAIQGNRLAGVLQVFDQEGLEQDLVRIHKLLSSGLPLVAEPRTLPGTFVRIKEGPLAGLEGKVSRRGNGDHFVAMVRFLSQGASVQLQDWQVEPIAAEIGA
- a CDS encoding DUF1080 domain-containing protein, producing the protein MRRLLGAIPTVLLLTGVMFGFNEPPQAIPLFDGKSLEGWVAEQTDGFAVHDGVLASKPGHGWLRSAELYKNFQLDLEFRMLKESSEGGVLFRASAETGTAEPHWPIKGYQAPITDGDGSLMLFGHGTTPPRFERKADALKAAVKGPGEWQKLTVKAIGPRVEISLDDVLITVADGVDFDAGHLGLYDKAGLYEWRNLMIRIHPD
- a CDS encoding L-fucose isomerase — protein: MSSSVKSPWIGRLPKIGIRPAIDGRRRGVRESLEGQVMAMARAAAEFLSSQLRHPTGEPVQCVIADSCIGGVAEAAACADKFAREGVGVSLTVTPCWCYGSETMDMDPLIPKAVWGFNGTERPGAVYLAAVLAAHNQKGLPAFGIYGRDVQDAGDTSIPRDVQEKLLGFARAGLAVATMRGKSYLSVGGVSMGISGSIVDQPLFEQHFGMRVECVDMSELTRRIEEEIYDADEFERALSWVKTNCKQGDDRNPPASRKSPEAQAEDWKTVVKMTLILRDLMIGNPRLDEMGFGEEALGRNAIAAGFQGQRAWTDHAPNGDFSEAILTSSFDWNGVRMPYMVATENDCLNGVGMLLGYLLTNTAQIFADVRTYWSPEAVHRVTGTKLEGPAAGGFIHLSNSGAATLDGTGEQTRDGKPAMKPFWEISAEEADRCLKATTWPPAVTEYFRGGGYSSCFLTRGGMPMTMNRLSLVKGLGPVLQIAEGYSVELPPNVHKTLNQRTDPTWPTTWFVPNTTGEGPFADVYSVMANWSANHGAISYGHIGADLITLAAMLRIPVAMHNVPAHKLFRPSAWSLFGALEPQAADYRACANFGPLYG
- a CDS encoding protein kinase domain-containing protein, with amino-acid sequence MPITFVGNPAPLFDLPRTRLPDPRRERVRLLDYKGRWLVVVFYPRDFSMVCPTELSALSQRSEEFAAMNCDLLGISCDSVELHDRWMTTSKSQGGLGGLNFPLASDLDGKVSEAYGVFEPRQNLAVRGTFIVDPEGLIQYQVVHSLSIGRRSQEVLRVLSALQSGGLCREDWMTDGSHLDPYTILGPGNIFSHYYMESEIGVGSFARVYLARDLQLDRPVALKVFKRDCPVTPSTVLAEARSVAALNHPNICTIYAVDDTAGLPVIAMEYIQGRSLSHRMRESEMRMDERLSVARQIAGGMAAAHDSGIVHGDLKPENIMVGHDGLVKVLDFGLARRIHRVNLVDADETGELGLAESGDGVFGTPRYLAPEQTRGEPATFASDVFSLGAVFYEMATGRPAFAEGNVLQVMDRIRNVDPDAMASEAGEPFTPLIRNMLLPDPTARDVDMRRIVAEIDAVCESV
- a CDS encoding HAD family hydrolase, which encodes MPRPAEPPLAIFDHDGVLVDTLKFHQDSWTKMGRETGLAVTPAFILETFGMTNAMILRKILGESLSDADVAAYSDRKEAAYRDLARGRIVLMDGVRDFLDELTGSGVRLAIGSSGVRANLELTVEECGLHGRFASIVAGEDVSRGKPDPQVFQLAASRAEVPTSRAVVFEDAPVGIRAAKAAGMLAVGVTSSHSAEALWAEGADEVVADLRRCDVQALIARLTTAPPDRRPS
- a CDS encoding L-2-amino-thiazoline-4-carboxylic acid hydrolase — protein: MAEPKPSLPLLQRREIEAEIVGPLVRAFSDAFGREATLDVLRGVIVELARRGGDDLARTIGERSLEAFAAILGRWQENDALQIDLIERSPDRLSFDVLRCRYAEMYRRLGLEELGATLSCQRDFALAEGFSSEIELERTQTIMQGATHCDFRFRRVPPGGHS
- a CDS encoding site-2 protease family protein, with the translated sequence MNMSWKLGRIAGIDVFLHSTFFLILFLPAAATHLPLLLAMFGCVLLHEFGHALTARRFGIGTADITIYPIGGVARLTRMPRAPGAELLIALAGPAVNIAIAAGLYLSLGVMSSLGMGRFFADLLVMNLVLAGFNLIPAFPMDGGRVLRALLGGWLGRGRATVFAASVGRALAVGFGVYSLLNLAFFQVALAVFIYMAARAEEIGVLADERRRAGETEEGLDWSTPPGYRWIQTGRGVWRLAPITVSSQSRATWRDPRWR
- a CDS encoding M24 family metallopeptidase, with protein sequence MSTELYVGGPIGLLGGHVSNAEAYDRVRETAADRPAEDSLPDVPDPAGDHEDAERKRRRDDVEAKHQRIREFLDRTDQDAVILGSAASVAWFTSGGDLGQGYCSENSSILLFINRNCRAVIADNVQSSRVFEEELAGLGFQLKERAWFDDPMRVVAELSRNKRIASDLRSEGASPWRRALDPLLDLRRRLTPLERQRLRELGRTLALAVEATCRNFDRGEREADVAGHLAHRLIREGVAPVDLRVASDDRLARYRQPIFKASPILKKATIAVTGRRHGLCASVTRTVSFGPPEDEFRASHTLAAMVDATCIYFSRPGEPTAEVFRRARRIYEKFDAPHEWTLDYQGALIGYSPREALLTPDGSMTLEPDMAVCWSPSVGSARSEDTIVVDSRGFEVVTAAQDWPQIEVSVKGYGLPRPGILER